The Paracoccus sp. MC1862 genome includes a window with the following:
- a CDS encoding NAD(P)H-dependent oxidoreductase, translated as MRVLILDGHPDSDRLTQSLLDAYEEGLPPGTRVARLAVRDLDFDPNLRRGYETIQEWEPDLHLLWQAMLAADHIVLGFPLWWGAEPARLKGLWDRLILPAKAFSVAEGALMPDPMLAGRSVDMIVTMDTPPLLYRLVMRDPLGARMGWQVLGYCGLDPIRRIYLGRVREGEAERNMPRWRRRLHGAAATALRLRRRPTARRIAVEAQERET; from the coding sequence ATGCGCGTCCTGATCCTCGACGGCCATCCCGACAGCGACCGGCTGACCCAGTCGCTGCTGGACGCCTATGAGGAGGGGCTGCCCCCCGGCACCCGCGTCGCGCGGCTGGCGGTCCGCGATCTCGACTTCGACCCCAACCTGCGGCGCGGCTACGAGACGATCCAGGAATGGGAACCCGACCTGCACCTGCTCTGGCAGGCGATGCTGGCCGCCGACCATATCGTTCTGGGCTTTCCGCTGTGGTGGGGGGCGGAACCCGCGCGGCTCAAGGGCCTGTGGGATCGGCTGATCCTTCCCGCCAAGGCGTTCTCGGTGGCCGAGGGCGCGCTGATGCCCGACCCCATGCTGGCCGGGCGTTCCGTGGACATGATCGTGACGATGGACACGCCGCCGCTGCTTTACCGCCTCGTCATGCGCGACCCCCTAGGCGCGCGAATGGGCTGGCAGGTGCTGGGCTACTGCGGGCTCGACCCGATCCGCCGCATCTATCTGGGCCGCGTCCGCGAGGGCGAGGCGGAACGCAACATGCCCCGCTGGCGCCGCCGCCTGCATGGCGCGGCCGCCACCGCCCTGCGGCTGCGCCGCCGCCCCACCGCTCGCCGCATCGCCGTCGAGGCGCAGGAGCGCGAGACATGA
- a CDS encoding adenylosuccinate synthase: MANVVVVGAQWGDEGKGKIVDWLSERADVIARFQGGHNAGHTLVIGNEVFKLSLLPSGIVRKNKLAVIGNGVVLDPWALFAEIDKLAGQGVAISTANLMIAENTPLILPLHQDLDRLREEAAGASKIGTTGRGIGPAYEDKVGRRAIRLADLSDEETLDQRLDRLLAHHDPLRQGLGAAPVDRAELKAKLLEIAPKLLPYAQPVWKIMADARKSGKRILFEGAQGALLDIDFGTYPYVTSSTTMSGAAASGTGMGPGAIGYVLGIVKAYTTRVGSGPFPTELEDEIGQRLGERGHEFGTVTGRKRRCGWFDAALVRQTCAISGVNGIALTKLDVLDGFETLKICTGYTVDGQHYDYLPTAAALQARAQPVYEEIEGWSESTEGARSWADLPAAAIKYVRRIEELIQCPVALLSTSPEREDTILVTDPFAD, encoded by the coding sequence ATGGCAAATGTGGTGGTGGTCGGCGCCCAGTGGGGCGACGAGGGCAAGGGCAAGATCGTCGACTGGCTGTCCGAGCGCGCCGACGTGATCGCCCGCTTCCAGGGCGGCCACAACGCGGGCCACACGCTGGTCATCGGCAACGAGGTCTTCAAGCTGTCGCTGCTGCCCTCGGGGATCGTCCGCAAGAACAAGCTGGCCGTGATCGGCAACGGCGTCGTGCTGGACCCTTGGGCGCTGTTTGCGGAAATCGACAAGCTGGCGGGGCAGGGCGTCGCCATCTCGACCGCCAACCTGATGATCGCGGAAAACACGCCCCTGATCCTGCCCCTGCACCAGGACCTCGACCGCCTGCGCGAGGAAGCCGCGGGCGCCTCGAAGATCGGCACTACCGGCCGCGGCATCGGCCCGGCCTATGAGGACAAGGTGGGCCGCCGCGCCATCCGCCTTGCCGACCTTTCCGACGAGGAGACGCTGGACCAGCGCCTCGACCGCCTGCTGGCCCATCACGACCCGCTGCGGCAGGGGCTTGGCGCCGCGCCCGTCGACCGCGCCGAGCTGAAGGCGAAGCTGCTGGAGATCGCGCCGAAGCTGCTGCCCTATGCCCAGCCGGTCTGGAAGATCATGGCCGACGCCCGGAAATCCGGCAAGCGCATCCTCTTCGAAGGGGCGCAGGGCGCGCTTCTGGACATCGACTTCGGCACTTATCCCTATGTCACCTCCTCCACCACCATGTCGGGCGCTGCGGCCAGCGGCACCGGCATGGGGCCGGGCGCGATCGGCTATGTGCTGGGCATCGTCAAGGCCTATACCACCCGCGTCGGCTCCGGTCCCTTCCCGACCGAGCTTGAGGATGAGATCGGCCAACGGCTGGGCGAGCGTGGGCACGAATTCGGCACCGTCACCGGCCGCAAGCGCCGCTGCGGCTGGTTCGACGCGGCGCTGGTGCGCCAGACCTGCGCCATTTCCGGCGTGAACGGCATCGCCCTGACCAAGCTGGACGTTCTGGACGGCTTCGAGACGCTGAAGATCTGCACCGGCTACACCGTGGACGGCCAGCATTACGACTACCTGCCCACCGCCGCCGCCCTGCAGGCCCGCGCCCAGCCGGTCTACGAGGAGATCGAGGGCTGGTCGGAATCGACCGAAGGCGCGCGGTCATGGGCCGACCTGCCGGCCGCGGCCATCAAGTATGTCCGCCGGATCGAGGAACTGATCCAGTGCCCCGTCGCGTTGCTGTCGACAAGCCCCGAACGCGAGGACACCATCCTTGTCACCGACCCCTTCGCCGACTGA
- a CDS encoding M20 aminoacylase family protein: MPVKNRFAELHPEITAWRRDFHEKPELDYDVHRTAARVAELLRGFGADEVTEGVGRTGVVGVIRGRSDSSGRVIGLRADMDALPITEATGADYASKTPGVMHACGHDGHTAMLLGAAKYLAETRNFDGTAVVIFQPAEEAGGGGQAMVQDGLVDRWGIQEFYAMHNLPGLPAGQFAIRDGAMMAAADTFEILLTGKGGHAARPHDGVDTTLMAAQVIVALQSIVSRNVDPLHSAVVSVCVVETSSRAHNIIPQTVRLRGTARSLDPAIRDLVEERLHRVATGVAGAMGGSAEVNYQRGYPVTMNDPQATLHAAQVARQVAGEVDTEIMPMMAGEDFSYMLLERPGAYIFTGNGDTAMLHHPAYDFNDEAIPAGSSWYAGMIEARMPAA, encoded by the coding sequence ATGCCCGTCAAGAACCGCTTTGCCGAGCTTCACCCCGAGATCACCGCCTGGCGGCGGGACTTCCACGAGAAGCCCGAACTGGATTACGACGTCCACCGCACCGCCGCCCGCGTGGCCGAACTGCTGCGCGGCTTCGGCGCCGACGAGGTGACGGAAGGCGTCGGCCGCACCGGCGTCGTCGGCGTCATCAGGGGCCGCAGCGACAGCAGCGGCCGCGTCATCGGGTTGCGCGCCGACATGGACGCCCTGCCGATCACCGAGGCGACGGGCGCCGATTACGCCTCGAAGACCCCCGGCGTCATGCATGCCTGCGGCCATGACGGCCATACGGCCATGCTGCTGGGCGCGGCGAAATACCTGGCCGAGACGCGCAACTTCGACGGCACGGCGGTGGTGATCTTCCAGCCCGCCGAGGAAGCCGGCGGCGGCGGGCAGGCGATGGTGCAGGACGGCCTCGTGGACCGCTGGGGCATCCAGGAGTTCTACGCCATGCACAACCTGCCCGGCCTGCCCGCCGGACAGTTCGCCATCCGCGACGGCGCGATGATGGCCGCCGCCGACACATTCGAGATCCTGCTGACCGGCAAGGGCGGCCACGCGGCCCGCCCCCATGACGGCGTGGACACGACCCTGATGGCCGCGCAGGTGATCGTGGCGCTGCAATCCATCGTCTCGCGCAACGTCGATCCGCTGCACAGCGCCGTGGTCTCGGTCTGCGTGGTCGAGACGAGCAGCCGTGCCCATAACATCATCCCCCAGACCGTCCGCCTGCGCGGCACGGCCCGCAGCCTTGATCCCGCCATCCGCGACCTTGTCGAAGAACGGCTGCACCGCGTCGCGACCGGGGTGGCCGGGGCGATGGGCGGCTCGGCCGAGGTGAACTACCAGCGCGGCTATCCGGTGACGATGAACGACCCGCAGGCAACCCTTCACGCGGCGCAGGTCGCCCGGCAGGTCGCGGGCGAGGTCGACACCGAGATCATGCCGATGATGGCGGGCGAGGATTTCAGCTACATGCTGCTGGAACGCCCCGGCGCCTATATCTTCACGGGCAACGGCGACACGGCGATGCTCCACCACCCGGCCTATGACTTCAACGACGAGGCCATCCCGGCGGGTTCAAGCTGGTATGCTGGCATGATCGAGGCCCGGATGCCCGCCGCGTGA
- the moaA gene encoding GTP 3',8-cyclase MoaA: MTAAPLIDPFARPITYLRVSVTDRCDFRCTYCMAEHMQFLPKAELLTLEELERLAGAFIDLGVRKLRITGGEPLVRRNIMSFFHVMSDRLGQGLDELTLTTNGSQLARFAEELAECGVRRINVSLDTLDPDKFAAITRWGRLPQVMDGIAAAKTAGLRIKINTVALKGFNEDELFPLIDWCGEQGHDLTFIEVMPMGDMGEEVRLDQYWPLSDLRRRLETRFTLTPLAERTGGPARYVRLEETGQKIGFITPLTHNFCESCNRVRVTCTGELYMCLGQEDRADLRGPLRASPGDAPLKDAIRAAIARKPKGHDFDYSRGVGGQVTRHMSHTGG, from the coding sequence ATGACTGCAGCTCCCCTGATCGACCCCTTCGCCCGCCCGATCACCTATCTGCGGGTGTCGGTCACCGACCGCTGTGATTTCCGCTGCACCTACTGCATGGCCGAGCACATGCAGTTCCTGCCGAAAGCCGAGCTGCTGACGCTGGAGGAACTGGAACGCCTCGCCGGCGCCTTCATCGACCTCGGTGTGCGCAAGCTGCGGATCACCGGGGGCGAACCCTTGGTGCGACGCAACATCATGTCCTTCTTCCACGTCATGTCCGACCGGCTGGGGCAGGGGCTGGACGAGCTGACCCTGACCACCAACGGCAGCCAGCTTGCCCGCTTTGCCGAGGAACTGGCCGAGTGCGGGGTGCGCCGCATCAACGTCTCGCTGGACACGCTGGACCCCGACAAGTTCGCCGCCATCACCCGCTGGGGCCGCCTGCCGCAGGTCATGGACGGCATCGCCGCCGCCAAGACCGCCGGATTGCGCATCAAGATCAACACGGTAGCCCTCAAGGGCTTCAACGAGGACGAGTTGTTCCCGTTGATCGACTGGTGCGGCGAACAGGGCCACGACCTGACCTTCATCGAGGTCATGCCGATGGGCGACATGGGCGAGGAGGTCCGTCTGGACCAGTACTGGCCCCTCAGCGACCTGCGCCGAAGGCTGGAAACCCGCTTTACCCTGACCCCGCTGGCGGAACGCACCGGCGGCCCCGCCCGCTATGTGCGGCTTGAGGAAACCGGCCAGAAGATCGGCTTCATCACGCCGCTCACGCATAATTTCTGCGAAAGCTGCAACCGCGTCCGCGTCACCTGCACGGGCGAGCTTTACATGTGCCTCGGGCAAGAGGACCGCGCCGACCTGCGCGGACCCCTGCGCGCCAGCCCCGGCGACGCGCCGCTGAAGGACGCCATCCGCGCCGCCATTGCCCGCAAGCCGAAGGGCCACGACTTCGACTATTCCCGCGGAGTCGGCGGTCAGGTGACGCGGCACATGAGCCACACCGGCGGCTGA
- a CDS encoding GFA family protein has translation MAAQHHAGSCQCGAIAFKVDADLDQTVTCNCSRCRRLGSVLAFVPRQAFRLTSDGPTTEYRFNEQVISHRFCPVCGIEPFAYGEQNGQKMVAINVNCLEGVDARTLESSHYDGASA, from the coding sequence ATGGCCGCGCAACATCATGCCGGCAGTTGCCAATGCGGCGCCATCGCCTTCAAGGTGGACGCCGACCTGGACCAGACCGTCACCTGCAACTGCTCGCGCTGCCGCAGGCTGGGATCGGTGCTGGCCTTTGTTCCGAGGCAGGCGTTCCGGCTGACCTCGGACGGGCCGACGACGGAATACAGGTTCAACGAGCAGGTCATCTCGCACCGCTTCTGCCCTGTTTGCGGCATCGAACCCTTCGCCTATGGCGAACAGAACGGGCAGAAGATGGTGGCGATCAACGTCAACTGCCTCGAGGGGGTGGACGCGCGGACGCTGGAGTCAAGCCACTACGACGGCGCCTCGGCGTAA
- a CDS encoding thiamine diphosphokinase, which produces MTPVLTSAAGVTLIGGGAVTAADLAEALALAPTVAAADSGADRALADGIMPQAVIGDLDSLSTAGRAAIPPDRLHHVPEQETTDFEKCLTRIAAPFVVAVGFTGSRADHLLACLTTLVRVPRPCLLLGGEDAIFAAPARLALDLPPGTRLSLYPLGPVTGTSRGLRWPIDGLTLDPARRTGTSNETTGPVELALDGPCLVILPRAQAAAAIQAITSA; this is translated from the coding sequence ATGACGCCGGTCCTGACCTCGGCCGCCGGCGTCACCCTGATCGGCGGCGGCGCGGTGACGGCGGCCGATCTTGCCGAGGCGCTGGCGTTGGCGCCCACCGTGGCGGCCGCCGACAGCGGCGCCGACCGGGCCTTGGCGGATGGCATCATGCCGCAGGCGGTGATCGGCGATCTCGATTCGCTCTCGACGGCGGGGCGCGCGGCCATCCCTCCCGATCGGCTGCACCATGTTCCCGAACAGGAAACGACCGACTTCGAGAAATGCCTGACCCGCATCGCCGCGCCCTTTGTCGTGGCGGTGGGCTTCACCGGCTCGCGCGCCGACCACCTCTTGGCCTGCCTGACCACGCTTGTCCGGGTGCCGCGCCCCTGCCTGCTGCTGGGGGGCGAGGACGCGATCTTCGCCGCCCCCGCCCGGCTGGCGCTGGACCTGCCGCCGGGCACCCGGCTGTCCCTTTATCCCCTCGGCCCCGTCACCGGCACCAGCCGGGGCCTGCGCTGGCCCATCGACGGCCTGACGCTCGACCCCGCCCGGCGCACCGGCACCTCGAACGAGACGACCGGCCCCGTCGAACTGGCGCTCGACGGCCCTTGTCTCGTCATCCTGCCCCGCGCCCAGGCCGCCGCCGCCATCCAGGCCATCACCTCGGCCTGA
- the uvrA gene encoding excinuclease ABC subunit UvrA — protein sequence MEQKFIEVRGAREHNLKGVDMDIPRDSLVVITGLSGSGKSSLAFDTIYAEGQRRYVESLSAYARQFLDMMGKPDVDHISGLSPAISIEQKTTSKNPRSTVGTVTEIYDYLRLLFARAGTPYSPATGLPIEAQQVQDMVDRVMALPEGTRAFLLAPIVRDRKGAYEKELLDLRKKGFQRVKIDGAFHELDTPPTLDKKFRHDIDVVVDRIVVREGLETRLADSFRTALDLAEGIAVLETAPSEGQPERITFSENFACPVSGFTIPEIEPRLFSFNAPLGACPACDGLGVELFFDERLVVPDTGLSVAQGAIAPWAKSKSAYMTQTTNALAAHYGFDPKTPWRDLPDHVRHVLMHGSGAEEIRFCFDDAGRVYEVSRTFEGVIPNIERRWRETDSSWSREELERYQNSRPCHVCDGNRLKPEALAVKIAGRHVGQVTDQSIREALAWVEDAPNHLSNQKNEIARAILKEIRERLGFLVNVGLDYLTLSRAAGTLSGGESQRIRLASQIGSGLTGVLYVLDEPSIGLHQRDNDRLLEALKGLRDQGNSVIVVEHDEDAIRHADYVFDMGPGAGVHGGEVVAKGTPAEIEANPDSLTGQYLSGAREIEVPAERRKGNGKAVTVEGATGNNLKDVTVDFPLGRFVCITGVSGGGKSTLTVETLFKTASMRLNGARQTPAPARAIKGLEHLDKVIDIDQRPIGRTPRSNPATYTGAYTHIRDWFARLPESKARGYGPGRFSFNVKGGRCEACQGDGVIKIEMHFLPDVYVTCETCKGKRYNRETLEVEFKGKSIADVLDMTIEDAQEFFKAVPSIRSKMDALVQVGLGYVKVGQQATTLSGGEAQRVKLAKELSRASTGKTLYILDEPTTGLHFDDTRKLLEVLQRLVDQGNTVVVIEHNLDVIKTADWIIDIGPEGGDAGGRIVAEGTPEDVAQVTESYTGHYLAPMLEVAARRRDAAPKARRARVSAA from the coding sequence ATGGAACAGAAGTTCATCGAGGTGCGCGGCGCGCGCGAGCATAATCTCAAGGGCGTGGACATGGACATTCCGCGCGACTCGCTGGTGGTCATCACCGGGTTGTCGGGGTCGGGGAAGTCGAGCCTCGCCTTCGACACGATCTATGCGGAAGGCCAGCGGCGCTATGTCGAGAGCCTGTCGGCCTATGCGCGGCAGTTCCTCGACATGATGGGCAAGCCGGACGTGGACCATATCTCGGGCCTGTCGCCGGCGATTTCCATCGAGCAGAAGACGACCTCGAAGAACCCGCGTTCGACGGTGGGGACGGTCACGGAAATCTACGACTACCTGCGGCTGCTGTTCGCCCGTGCAGGGACACCGTATTCCCCGGCGACCGGCCTGCCCATTGAGGCGCAGCAGGTGCAGGACATGGTGGACCGGGTGATGGCGCTGCCCGAGGGGACGCGCGCCTTTCTGCTGGCCCCCATCGTCCGCGACCGCAAGGGCGCTTACGAAAAGGAACTGCTGGACCTGCGGAAAAAGGGCTTCCAGCGGGTCAAGATCGACGGCGCGTTCCACGAGCTTGATACGCCGCCCACGCTGGACAAGAAGTTCCGCCACGACATCGACGTGGTGGTGGACCGCATCGTCGTGCGCGAGGGGCTGGAAACGCGGCTGGCCGATAGCTTCCGCACGGCGCTGGACCTTGCGGAAGGCATCGCGGTTCTGGAAACCGCGCCTTCCGAGGGTCAACCCGAGCGCATCACCTTCTCGGAAAACTTCGCCTGCCCGGTCAGCGGCTTCACCATCCCCGAAATCGAGCCGCGCCTGTTTTCCTTCAACGCGCCATTGGGCGCCTGTCCCGCTTGCGACGGGCTGGGGGTGGAACTGTTCTTCGACGAACGCCTGGTCGTTCCCGACACCGGCCTGTCGGTGGCGCAAGGGGCCATCGCGCCCTGGGCCAAGTCCAAGTCGGCCTACATGACTCAGACGACCAATGCGCTGGCCGCGCATTACGGCTTTGACCCCAAGACGCCGTGGCGCGACCTGCCGGACCATGTGCGCCACGTCCTGATGCACGGCTCAGGCGCTGAGGAAATCCGCTTCTGCTTCGACGACGCGGGCCGCGTCTACGAGGTCAGCCGCACCTTCGAAGGCGTCATCCCCAACATTGAGCGCCGCTGGCGCGAGACCGACTCGTCCTGGTCGCGCGAGGAGCTTGAGCGTTACCAGAACAGCCGCCCCTGCCATGTCTGCGACGGCAACCGGCTGAAGCCCGAGGCACTGGCGGTGAAGATCGCTGGCCGCCATGTCGGTCAGGTCACGGACCAGTCGATCCGAGAGGCGCTGGCATGGGTCGAGGACGCCCCGAACCATCTGTCGAATCAGAAAAACGAGATCGCCCGCGCCATCCTCAAGGAAATCCGAGAGCGGCTGGGGTTCCTCGTGAACGTGGGGCTGGACTACCTGACGCTTTCCCGCGCGGCGGGCACGCTGTCGGGCGGCGAAAGCCAGCGCATCCGGCTGGCGTCGCAGATCGGCTCGGGCCTGACGGGCGTGCTCTATGTGCTGGATGAGCCCTCCATCGGCCTGCACCAGCGCGACAACGACCGGCTGCTGGAGGCGCTGAAGGGGCTGCGCGATCAGGGCAACTCGGTGATCGTGGTCGAGCATGACGAGGATGCGATCCGTCATGCCGATTACGTCTTCGACATGGGACCGGGTGCGGGCGTCCACGGCGGCGAGGTCGTGGCCAAGGGCACGCCCGCCGAGATCGAGGCCAACCCGGACAGCCTCACCGGGCAGTATCTCTCCGGCGCGCGCGAGATCGAGGTTCCAGCCGAACGCCGCAAGGGCAACGGCAAGGCCGTGACGGTGGAAGGGGCGACGGGCAACAACCTCAAGGACGTGACCGTCGATTTTCCCTTGGGCCGGTTCGTCTGCATCACCGGCGTGTCCGGCGGCGGCAAGTCCACGCTGACGGTCGAGACGCTGTTCAAGACGGCCTCGATGCGGCTGAACGGCGCGCGGCAGACCCCCGCGCCCGCCCGCGCGATTAAGGGGCTGGAGCATCTGGACAAGGTCATCGACATCGACCAGCGCCCCATCGGCCGCACCCCCCGGTCGAACCCGGCGACCTACACCGGCGCCTATACCCATATCCGCGACTGGTTCGCCCGCCTGCCGGAATCCAAGGCGCGCGGCTACGGCCCCGGCCGCTTCAGCTTCAACGTCAAGGGCGGGCGCTGCGAGGCCTGCCAAGGCGACGGCGTCATCAAGATCGAGATGCACTTCCTGCCCGACGTCTATGTCACCTGCGAAACCTGCAAGGGCAAGCGCTACAACCGCGAAACGCTGGAGGTCGAGTTCAAGGGCAAGTCCATCGCCGACGTGCTGGACATGACCATCGAGGACGCGCAGGAGTTCTTCAAGGCGGTGCCCTCGATCCGGTCCAAGATGGACGCGCTGGTCCAGGTGGGACTGGGTTACGTCAAGGTCGGGCAGCAGGCGACGACGCTGTCGGGCGGCGAGGCGCAGCGGGTGAAGCTGGCCAAGGAACTTTCCCGAGCTTCCACCGGCAAGACGCTGTATATCCTAGACGAACCGACCACAGGCCTGCATTTCGACGACACCCGCAAGCTGCTGGAGGTGCTGCAGCGGCTGGTCGATCAGGGCAACACGGTGGTGGTGATCGAGCATAACCTCGACGTCATCAAGACCGCCGACTGGATCATCGACATCGGCCCCGAAGGCGGTGACGCCGGGGGTCGCATCGTGGCCGAGGGAACGCCCGAGGATGTGGCGCAGGTCACGGAAAGCTACACCGGCCACTATCTGGCGCCGATGCTGGAAGTGGCGGCGCGACGGCGCGATGCCGCGCCCAAGGCCAGACGCGCGCGGGTGTCTGCGGCCTGA
- a CDS encoding SDR family NAD(P)-dependent oxidoreductase has protein sequence MTFDFSGRVAIVTGAGSGIGRAIALELARSGAGVVVGDLQQGVADKVAAEIEQAGGKALGVSGDVADPANAEALVRAAESLPGTLAMAVNNAGIGGPHADAGDYPVDDWNRVIDINLNGVLYGMRAQLAAMAKAGTKGSIVNMASILGSVGFAGSSAYVAAKHGVVGMTKSAAWEYGSRGIRVNAVGPGFILTPLVESSMDDAALQGLAERHAFGRLGTPEEVAALTLFLLSDRASFITGSYHLVDGGYTAT, from the coding sequence ATCACATTCGACTTCTCGGGCCGCGTGGCGATCGTGACCGGCGCGGGGTCCGGCATTGGCCGCGCCATCGCGCTTGAGCTGGCGCGTTCCGGCGCAGGCGTCGTCGTGGGCGATCTTCAGCAGGGCGTGGCCGACAAGGTCGCGGCCGAGATTGAGCAGGCGGGCGGCAAGGCGCTGGGCGTCTCTGGCGACGTGGCCGACCCGGCCAATGCCGAGGCGCTGGTGCGGGCTGCCGAAAGCCTGCCCGGAACGCTGGCGATGGCGGTCAACAACGCGGGCATTGGCGGTCCTCATGCCGATGCGGGGGACTATCCGGTAGACGACTGGAACAGGGTCATCGACATCAACCTGAACGGCGTCCTTTACGGAATGCGGGCGCAGCTTGCGGCGATGGCGAAGGCCGGGACGAAGGGCAGCATCGTCAACATGGCCTCGATCCTCGGCAGCGTGGGCTTTGCCGGCTCTAGCGCCTATGTCGCGGCCAAGCATGGCGTTGTCGGCATGACCAAGAGCGCCGCATGGGAATACGGATCACGCGGGATTCGAGTCAACGCGGTGGGGCCGGGCTTCATCCTGACCCCGCTGGTGGAATCGAGCATGGATGACGCAGCGCTGCAGGGACTGGCCGAGCGCCACGCCTTCGGCCGTCTCGGCACCCCCGAGGAGGTCGCCGCCCTGACCCTATTCCTCTTGTCTGACCGGGCGAGCTTCATCACCGGCAGCTATCATCTGGTGGACGGCGGCTATACCGCCACCTGA
- a CDS encoding DUF2842 domain-containing protein, whose translation MNLQQRKRWSLVLLLVWMPVWIVIAVTFINWLDARFGRMPIWAEVPVYIFLAFAWLLPFRRVFRGVGRGE comes from the coding sequence ATGAACCTCCAGCAACGCAAGAGATGGTCGCTGGTCCTGCTGCTGGTCTGGATGCCGGTCTGGATCGTCATCGCCGTGACCTTCATCAACTGGCTGGACGCCCGCTTCGGCCGAATGCCGATCTGGGCCGAGGTGCCGGTCTATATCTTCCTCGCCTTTGCTTGGCTGCTGCCCTTCCGCCGCGTCTTCCGGGGCGTTGGTCGGGGGGAATGA
- a CDS encoding bifunctional UDP-sugar hydrolase/5'-nucleotidase, with protein sequence MTRLLLTTALVAFASTAQADYVLHILHTNDFHSRIEPINAFDSTCDAETLAKNECFGGVARLKAAIDARRDAIRAEGGNVIVLDAGDQCQGSLFYTTYKGRDTVEFMNAIGYDAMSLGNHEFDDGPEGAAVLLDGAEFPVMSGNLDVSQSNLLAGKLRHTVTLEVGGEKIGLVSALAMDTPETASPGPSVIFLDDMESLKAGVQALEAEGVDKIIALTHVGYSSDLEFATGVPGLDAIIGGHSHTLLGEMEGAAGPYPTRVTASSGAEVPVATAYAYGKYLGELKLTFDDQGRLTAAEGAPILLDASHPEDDTIVARVQELARPLEELRRKQVAEIAVPLGADRADCRARECVMGNVVADAMLARVADQGVSIAIQNGGGLRASIDAGPVTMGEVYDVLPFQNSLSTFRAKGSTVLAALENGASEIEDGAGRFAQVAGLRYAIDPAAPAGSRISDVQVRTGESWAPLDPAATYGIVTNNYLRGGGDGYAMFATEGTDAYDFGPDLAEILADWLSRQGLGYAPALNGRITVK encoded by the coding sequence ATGACCCGACTGCTTCTGACCACGGCGCTGGTCGCCTTCGCCAGCACCGCGCAGGCCGACTACGTGCTGCACATCCTGCACACCAACGATTTCCACAGCCGGATCGAGCCGATCAATGCCTTCGATTCGACCTGCGACGCCGAAACGCTGGCGAAGAACGAATGCTTCGGCGGCGTGGCGCGGCTGAAGGCCGCCATCGACGCGCGGCGGGACGCAATCCGGGCCGAGGGCGGCAACGTGATCGTGCTAGACGCGGGCGATCAGTGTCAGGGATCGCTGTTCTACACGACCTACAAGGGCCGGGACACGGTCGAGTTCATGAACGCCATCGGCTATGACGCCATGAGCCTCGGCAACCACGAGTTCGACGATGGCCCCGAGGGCGCGGCGGTCCTGCTGGACGGGGCGGAGTTCCCGGTCATGTCGGGCAACCTCGACGTCTCGCAATCGAACCTGCTGGCGGGCAAGCTGCGCCATACGGTCACGCTGGAGGTGGGCGGAGAGAAGATCGGCCTCGTCTCGGCGCTGGCGATGGACACGCCCGAGACGGCTTCGCCCGGTCCCTCGGTGATCTTCCTGGACGACATGGAGAGCCTCAAGGCCGGGGTGCAGGCGCTGGAAGCCGAGGGCGTGGACAAGATCATCGCGCTGACCCATGTGGGCTATAGCAGTGACCTTGAGTTCGCCACAGGGGTGCCCGGCCTCGATGCCATCATCGGCGGCCACAGCCACACGCTGCTGGGAGAGATGGAGGGCGCCGCTGGCCCCTATCCGACGCGCGTCACAGCTTCGAGCGGCGCCGAGGTTCCGGTCGCAACTGCCTACGCTTATGGGAAATACCTCGGCGAGTTGAAGCTGACCTTCGACGACCAGGGCCGCTTGACCGCAGCCGAGGGTGCGCCGATCCTCCTGGACGCCAGCCACCCCGAGGACGACACCATCGTCGCCCGCGTGCAGGAACTGGCCCGGCCGCTTGAGGAGCTGCGCCGCAAGCAGGTGGCCGAGATCGCCGTTCCCTTGGGCGCTGACCGGGCCGACTGCCGGGCACGGGAATGCGTCATGGGCAATGTCGTGGCCGATGCGATGCTGGCGCGGGTGGCAGATCAGGGCGTCAGCATCGCAATCCAGAACGGCGGGGGCTTGCGCGCCTCGATCGACGCAGGGCCGGTGACGATGGGAGAGGTTTATGACGTCCTGCCCTTCCAGAACTCGCTTTCTACCTTCCGCGCCAAGGGCTCGACCGTTCTGGCCGCGCTGGAAAACGGCGCCAGCGAGATCGAGGATGGCGCAGGCCGCTTCGCCCAGGTCGCGGGGCTACGCTATGCGATTGATCCCGCAGCGCCCGCGGGCAGCCGGATCAGCGACGTTCAGGTTCGGACGGGCGAAAGCTGGGCGCCGCTGGACCCCGCGGCGACCTATGGCATCGTCACCAACAACTACCTGCGCGGCGGTGGCGACGGCTATGCGATGTTCGCCACCGAGGGAACCGACGCCTATGACTTCGGCCCCGATCTGGCCGAGATTCTGGCCGACTGGCTGTCGCGGCAGGGGCTGGGCTATGCCCCTGCATTGAACGGCCGCATTACCGTGAAATGA